One window from the genome of [Clostridium] celerecrescens 18A encodes:
- a CDS encoding DUF4430 domain-containing protein, whose amino-acid sequence MNKFKRLSPFLGGCAAIAVLALLLVVYTLTKPVPMAGPKSISIDVVYENGVNDHYQITTEAQFLLEALKSIPDFQIEGTTSEEFGLMVNTINGKRADYQKDGAYWALLCDGETCTYGVSQQAIKDGERYTFQYTLSSEETK is encoded by the coding sequence ATGAATAAGTTTAAGAGGCTTTCTCCCTTTTTGGGAGGCTGCGCCGCCATCGCGGTCCTGGCACTGCTTTTAGTCGTATATACCCTGACAAAACCGGTTCCCATGGCGGGGCCAAAAAGTATTTCCATTGATGTGGTATATGAAAACGGAGTAAATGACCACTACCAGATCACTACAGAAGCGCAGTTTCTGTTAGAAGCGCTTAAATCTATACCGGATTTTCAAATCGAAGGAACCACTTCTGAAGAATTTGGCCTCATGGTCAATACAATTAACGGAAAGCGGGCAGACTACCAAAAGGACGGCGCTTACTGGGCTCTTCTCTGCGACGGGGAAACTTGTACCTACGGAGTGAGCCAGCAGGCCATCAAGGATGGGGAGCGCTATACCTTTCAATACACACTGTCCTCTGAGGAAACAAAATAA
- a CDS encoding SIR2 family NAD-dependent protein deacylase — MTVNEQILKKIAACEKLLIGIGEEWITEGIPDMGNLYEKMNDLIKDKDFFLVTTVTDGEIFNSPLDKSRMVAPCGNVTWRQCSKTCTKDIWEPGEIPKDVCPHCGAPLTGNTIEAEDYIEEGYLPQWRAYTAWLAGTLNKKLLVLELGVGFKTPTVIRWPFEKTVSINKKAHMYRIHETLAQLPETVKGKADAVLESSTEFFRKL; from the coding sequence ATGACTGTGAATGAACAGATTTTAAAAAAAATAGCAGCTTGTGAAAAGCTTTTGATCGGAATCGGAGAGGAATGGATAACAGAGGGAATTCCGGATATGGGAAACCTTTATGAGAAAATGAATGATCTCATAAAGGACAAGGATTTCTTTCTTGTAACTACAGTGACCGATGGTGAGATATTTAATTCTCCCCTGGATAAGAGCCGGATGGTAGCACCCTGCGGAAACGTGACATGGAGGCAATGCTCCAAAACCTGTACAAAGGATATCTGGGAACCGGGAGAGATCCCAAAGGATGTCTGTCCTCATTGCGGGGCACCTCTTACGGGCAATACCATAGAGGCTGAAGATTACATAGAAGAGGGGTATCTTCCCCAGTGGAGGGCTTACACCGCGTGGCTGGCAGGGACCCTTAATAAAAAGCTGCTGGTTTTGGAACTGGGGGTAGGGTTTAAGACACCTACGGTCATCCGCTGGCCGTTTGAGAAGACGGTGTCCATAAATAAAAAGGCCCATATGTACCGGATTCATGAAACGTTGGCACAACTGCCGGAAACTGTAAAGGGAAAGGCAGATGCTGTTTTAGAAAGTTCTACGGAATTCTTTCGGAAATTATAG
- the hisH gene encoding imidazole glycerol phosphate synthase subunit HisH: MIAIIDYDAGNLKSVEKALTALGEKPVVSREKEILLSADKVILPGVGSFGDAMEKLHQYELVDVIHQVVSKGTPFLGICLGLQLFFESSGECEGVRGLSLLPGKIVKFPETPGLKVPHMGWNRLDIKPGTRLFKGIDSGAYVYFVHSYYLEAERESDVAASAIYGIKFGASVEHENLFACQFHPEKSSDTGLNILKNFIELT; encoded by the coding sequence ATGATTGCGATAATCGACTACGATGCTGGAAACTTAAAGAGTGTGGAGAAAGCACTGACCGCATTGGGGGAAAAGCCGGTGGTTAGCCGGGAAAAGGAGATCCTCCTTTCTGCGGACAAGGTGATTCTTCCGGGTGTTGGTTCTTTTGGCGATGCGATGGAAAAGCTTCATCAGTATGAGCTGGTGGATGTGATCCATCAGGTGGTTTCAAAAGGAACGCCTTTTCTCGGGATATGCCTGGGACTTCAGCTTTTCTTTGAAAGCAGCGGAGAATGCGAAGGGGTCAGAGGACTTTCCCTGCTTCCAGGTAAGATCGTGAAATTTCCGGAGACACCGGGGCTTAAAGTCCCTCATATGGGCTGGAACCGTCTGGATATAAAGCCTGGTACAAGACTTTTTAAAGGAATAGATTCCGGGGCATATGTGTATTTTGTCCATTCATATTATTTAGAAGCGGAACGGGAATCCGATGTGGCCGCATCTGCAATCTATGGAATAAAGTTCGGGGCATCGGTGGAACATGAAAATTTATTTGCCTGCCAGTTCCATCCGGAGAAGAGCAGTGATACTGGCTTGAACATTCTGAAAAATTTCATTGAATTGACTTAA
- the hisF gene encoding imidazole glycerol phosphate synthase subunit HisF, with translation MLTKRIIPCLDVMDGRVVKGVNFVNLKDAGDPVEIAAAYDRAGADELVFLDITASSDHRNTVVDMVRRVAEKVFIPFTVGGGIRTVEDFRMLLREGADKISINSSAINTPQLIFDAAGKFGRQCVVVAIDARRRKDGSGWNVYKNGGRIDTGLDAVEWAMKADSLGAGEILLTSMDCDGTKAGYDDELNRIIAEHVSVPVIASGGAGTMEHFHHALTEGKADAALAASLFHYKELEIMELKRYLEVMGVPVRI, from the coding sequence ATGCTTACGAAGAGGATCATTCCATGCCTGGATGTGATGGACGGAAGAGTAGTAAAGGGTGTTAATTTCGTGAATTTAAAGGATGCCGGGGACCCGGTGGAGATTGCAGCAGCTTATGACAGGGCTGGTGCCGATGAACTGGTATTTCTTGATATCACCGCGTCCTCTGATCACCGGAATACGGTGGTGGATATGGTGCGCCGGGTGGCGGAAAAGGTATTTATCCCCTTTACAGTTGGCGGTGGGATCCGCACGGTGGAGGATTTTAGAATGCTTTTAAGAGAAGGAGCGGATAAGATATCCATTAATTCCTCAGCCATCAATACCCCTCAGCTGATCTTCGACGCAGCTGGCAAATTCGGACGCCAATGTGTGGTGGTTGCCATTGATGCCAGAAGGCGGAAGGATGGAAGCGGCTGGAACGTATATAAGAACGGCGGCCGGATCGATACGGGACTGGATGCGGTAGAATGGGCCATGAAGGCAGACAGCCTTGGAGCAGGGGAGATCCTCCTTACCAGCATGGACTGCGACGGAACGAAAGCAGGATATGATGATGAGTTAAACCGCATCATAGCAGAGCATGTTTCCGTGCCGGTGATCGCTTCAGGTGGTGCAGGCACGATGGAGCATTTCCATCACGCTCTGACGGAAGGAAAGGCTGATGCGGCTTTAGCGGCATCCTTGTTCCATTACAAGGAGCTGGAGATCATGGAATTAAAACGGTATTTGGAAGTCATGGGAGTACCAGTGAGGATTTAA